The following are from one region of the Salvia splendens isolate huo1 chromosome 2, SspV2, whole genome shotgun sequence genome:
- the LOC121761648 gene encoding G2/mitotic-specific cyclin S13-7-like: MASRVVAPEQPIVGGGKQKNPQPEARNRRVLRDIGNLVPAPLAEGKPHNQITRPRTRRFGAQLLANGQPQACKKQQPENANVLVGKDGAAKANKAAMNRKEGAAVVKPKNDAVIAIDPDCKNGAKLREASTKKSAKSLTAILTARSKAASGLTTRPKHLIDIDVVDVDNELAAVEYVEDMYNFYKETEEDGRVHNYIDSQPEVNSKMRGILVDWLIEVHRKFELVPESLYLAINIVDRFLAVKAVPRRELQLAGISAMLIACKYEEIWAPEVSDFIAISDNAYVREQVLIMEKAILGKLGWYLTVPTPYVFLVRYIKASVPADKEMENMTFLYAELGLMSYTTIIEHSSSKIAASAVYAARCALNRSPSWTETLEHHTGYSEDQLMECAKMLVSFHFGAAENKLKAVYKKYLNPERGAVALIPPASALIPF; this comes from the exons ATGGCTTCAAGAGTCGTTGCTCCTGAGCAACCCATAG TTGGAGGAGGGAAGCAGAAGAATCCTCAGCCAGAAGCGAGGAATCGGAGGGTCTTGAGAGACATCGGAAACTTGGTTCCGGCGCCTCTAGCCGAAGGCAAGCCACATAATCAGATCACCCGTCCTAGAACAAGGAGATTCGGTGCTCAGCTCTTGGCAAATGGCCAACCCCAAGCCTGCAAG AAACAGCAGCCAGAAAATGCCAATGTTTTAGTGGGAAAAGATGGTGCTGCAAAAGCTAATAAAGCAGCCATGAATCGGAAGGAAGGTGCTGCTGTTGTTAAGCCAAAGAATGATGCAGTGATAGCCATAGATCCTGACTGCAAAAATGGTGCTAAATTGAGGGAGGCATCCACGAAAAAGTCTGCTAAAAGTCTCACTGCAATCCTTACTGCTCGAAGCAAG GCTGCTTCAGGACTGACCACAAGGCCAAAACATCTGATAGACATCGATGTAGTTGACGTGGATAACGAATTGGCAGCAGTGGAGTATGTTGAGGACATGTACAATTTCTACAAGGAAACAGAG GAAGATGGGAGAGTTCATAATTACATCGATTCACAGCCAGAGGTGAACTCCAAAATGAGAGGCATTCTGGTTGACTGGTTGATTGAAGTTCACAGGAAGTTTGAACTGGTGCCTGAGAGCCTCTACCTCGCCATCAACATAGTGGACCGGTTTCTTGCAGTGAAGGCCGTCCCGAGAAGGGAGCTTCAGTTGGCTGGCATAAGCGCGATGCTGATTGCTTGCAAGTACGAGGAGATATGGGCTCCCGAGGTGAGCGACTTCATAGCCATATCGGATAATGCGTATGTGAGGGAGCAAGTGCTGATCATGGAGAAGGCTATTCTTGGGAAGCTCGGGTGGTACCTGACTGTTCCAACTCCGTACGTGTTTCTCGTTCGATACATCAAAGCATCAGTCCCTGCTGATAAGGAG ATGGAGAATATGACATTCTTGTATGCCGAGCTTGGTTTGATGAGTTACACGACAATCATAGAGCACAGCTCTTCGAAGATTGCAGCATCTGCTGTATATGCTGCACGCTGTGCGCTTAACAGGAGCCCTTCGTGGACTGAGACGCTGGAGCATCACACTGGCTACTCTGAGGATCAGTTGAT GGAGTGTGCGAAGATGCTGGTGAGTTTCCATTTCGGAGCAGCGGAGAACAAGCTCAAGGCTGTGTATAAAAAATACCTAAATCCAGAAAGAGGAGCTGTGGCTCTCATTCCTCCAGCATCTGCTCTCATTCCATTTTGA